Proteins from one Microbacterium sp. Root553 genomic window:
- a CDS encoding sigma factor: MTLRPLPPRDSDDASGMESGLMADIAAGSQSAFAQLYDVTCAQIFGLILSVIPSRRAAEDVLQDCYLHVWARAVEFDARRGDVRAWISGIAHRRAVERTLSATAGTPVTPPSADGLHPGGAAAVA, encoded by the coding sequence ATGACTCTCCGCCCCCTCCCGCCCCGCGACTCGGACGATGCGTCCGGCATGGAGTCCGGGCTGATGGCGGACATCGCTGCAGGAAGCCAGAGCGCGTTCGCCCAGCTGTACGACGTCACCTGCGCGCAGATCTTCGGACTGATCCTCAGTGTGATCCCCAGTCGCCGTGCGGCCGAGGACGTGCTGCAGGACTGCTACCTGCACGTGTGGGCGCGTGCCGTGGAGTTCGATGCGCGCCGCGGCGACGTGCGCGCGTGGATCTCGGGGATCGCGCACCGCCGTGCCGTCGAGCGGACCCTCTCGGCGACGGCCGGCACTCCCGTGACGCCGCCGTCCGCCGATGGGCTGCACCCGGGCGGTGCCGCCGCAGTCGCGTGA
- a CDS encoding ABC transporter ATP-binding protein: protein MNAAKENTVPDAPLLSVEGLAVDFATMDGVVHAVEGVDLEIAPGQTVAIVGESGSGKSTTAMAIIGLLAGGGRVASGSIRLDGRDITHAPESALRSIRGRDIGLVPQDPMSNLNPVAKIGTQVAETLLAHGLATRQNVQQKVVEALTAAGLPDPERRAKQYPHEFSGGMRQRALIAIGLACKPRLLIADEPTSALDVTVQQTILDQIGAMTRELGTAVLLITHDLGLAAERAERVIVMHRGKVVEQGPAKQILEDPQHPYTQSLVKAAPSVAAARLRPEAFHAEDRPSASDETTDAGQPAAVVADNIVEIENLTKVYPVRGQKEDFVAVDDVSLAIPRGETVAIVGESGSGKTTTARMLLKIIEPTSGLIRYEGKDVASLSRAETKAFRQRVQPIFQDPYSSLNPMFTIERLISEPLDFYRRGSSADRRTRVRKLLDDVALPQSMLRRYPSELSGGQRQRVAIARALALSPELIVCDEPVSALDVLVQDQILTLLGDLQTEYGLSYLFISHDLAVVRLISDYVCVMKDGSLVEAASSEEIFTNPRDPYTRRLLASIPGNELNISSAAGA, encoded by the coding sequence ATGAACGCTGCGAAAGAGAACACGGTGCCCGACGCACCCCTGCTGTCCGTCGAAGGACTGGCCGTCGACTTCGCCACGATGGACGGCGTCGTGCATGCCGTCGAGGGCGTCGACCTCGAGATCGCGCCGGGGCAGACCGTCGCGATCGTGGGAGAGTCGGGGTCGGGCAAGTCGACGACCGCGATGGCCATCATCGGGCTGCTCGCCGGGGGAGGACGCGTCGCCTCCGGCAGCATCCGGCTCGACGGGCGCGACATCACCCACGCCCCCGAGAGCGCCCTGCGGTCGATCCGCGGGCGCGACATCGGCCTGGTGCCGCAGGACCCGATGTCGAACCTCAACCCGGTCGCCAAGATCGGCACCCAGGTGGCCGAGACCCTCCTCGCGCACGGACTGGCCACACGGCAGAACGTGCAGCAGAAGGTCGTCGAGGCTCTGACGGCCGCGGGGCTGCCGGATCCGGAGCGCCGCGCGAAGCAGTATCCGCACGAGTTCTCGGGGGGCATGCGCCAGCGGGCGCTGATCGCGATCGGACTCGCCTGCAAGCCACGCCTGCTGATCGCCGACGAGCCCACGAGTGCGCTCGACGTGACGGTGCAGCAGACGATCCTCGATCAGATCGGCGCGATGACGCGGGAGCTCGGCACCGCCGTCCTCCTCATCACGCACGACCTGGGTCTCGCCGCCGAGCGCGCCGAACGGGTGATCGTGATGCACCGCGGCAAGGTCGTGGAGCAGGGGCCGGCGAAGCAGATCCTCGAGGACCCGCAGCATCCGTACACGCAGTCGCTGGTGAAGGCGGCGCCGTCGGTCGCGGCGGCGCGGCTTCGACCCGAGGCGTTCCATGCCGAGGACCGTCCCTCCGCCTCGGACGAGACGACGGATGCCGGGCAGCCCGCCGCCGTCGTCGCCGACAACATCGTCGAGATCGAGAACCTCACGAAGGTGTACCCGGTGCGCGGCCAGAAGGAGGACTTCGTCGCCGTCGACGACGTGTCGCTGGCGATCCCTCGTGGTGAGACCGTCGCGATCGTGGGGGAGTCCGGGTCGGGCAAGACCACGACCGCACGGATGCTGCTGAAGATCATCGAGCCGACGAGCGGACTGATCCGCTACGAGGGCAAGGACGTCGCCTCGCTCAGCCGGGCGGAGACGAAGGCCTTCCGTCAGCGCGTGCAGCCGATCTTCCAGGATCCCTATTCGAGTCTGAACCCGATGTTCACGATCGAGCGGCTGATCTCCGAGCCTCTCGACTTCTATCGTCGGGGCAGCAGCGCGGATCGCCGCACGCGGGTGCGCAAGCTCCTCGACGACGTCGCACTCCCGCAGTCGATGCTGCGGCGGTATCCGTCAGAGCTGTCGGGCGGACAGCGGCAGCGCGTCGCGATCGCCAGGGCACTGGCGCTGTCGCCCGAGCTGATCGTGTGCGACGAGCCGGTCTCGGCGCTGGACGTGCTCGTGCAGGACCAGATCCTGACGCTGCTCGGCGATCTGCAGACCGAGTACGGGCTCAGCTACCTGTTCATCTCGCACGACCTCGCGGTGGTGCGGCTGATCAGCGACTACGTGTGCGTGATGAAGGACGGATCGCTGGTCGAGGCGGCCTCGTCCGAGGAGATCTTCACCAACCCGCGTGATCCGTACACGCGGCGTCTGCTGGCCTCGATCCCCGGCAACGAGCTCAACATCTCGAGCGCGGCCGGGGCCTGA
- a CDS encoding ABC transporter permease: MSVALPPAQGGGLIDTVSIAQSDLKEGPGGFWHDVFRRLRRNPTAWIGAGIVLAFLLVAALAPLLAPYPETALPGAKFITPTNIPGPGEMPEFPLGLDRFGGDVLSKLIWGAQASLLVGVISTALGLVGGMVLGLLAGTFGGWVDTLIMRVVDIILSVPNLLLAVSIAAILGQTPFAVMIAIGASQVPIFARLLRASMLQQRSSDYVLSAQTLGLGRGQITMSHVLPNAIGPVIVQGTLTLATAVIDAAALSFLGLGGGRPETAEWGRMLTYAQAELAIAPWLAFLPGICIAVTALGFTLFGEALREAMDPRTRAR; encoded by the coding sequence ATGAGCGTCGCACTCCCACCCGCACAGGGCGGCGGTCTGATCGACACCGTCTCGATCGCCCAGTCCGATCTCAAAGAGGGGCCGGGCGGCTTCTGGCACGACGTCTTCCGTCGGCTGCGCCGCAACCCCACGGCCTGGATCGGCGCGGGCATCGTGCTCGCGTTCCTGCTCGTCGCGGCGCTCGCGCCGCTGCTCGCCCCGTATCCCGAGACCGCACTGCCCGGCGCGAAGTTCATCACTCCGACGAACATCCCCGGACCCGGCGAGATGCCCGAGTTCCCGCTCGGTCTCGACCGCTTCGGCGGCGACGTGCTCTCCAAGCTCATCTGGGGTGCGCAGGCCTCGCTGCTGGTCGGCGTGATCTCCACCGCCCTCGGCCTCGTCGGCGGAATGGTGCTCGGGCTGCTGGCCGGCACCTTCGGCGGGTGGGTCGACACGCTCATCATGCGCGTCGTCGACATCATCCTGTCGGTGCCGAACCTGCTGCTCGCGGTCTCGATCGCGGCGATCCTCGGCCAGACGCCGTTCGCGGTGATGATCGCGATCGGTGCGTCGCAGGTGCCGATCTTCGCCCGGCTTCTGCGCGCGTCGATGCTGCAGCAGCGCTCGAGCGACTACGTGCTGTCCGCGCAGACGCTGGGTCTCGGACGCGGCCAGATCACGATGTCGCACGTGCTGCCGAACGCCATCGGCCCCGTCATCGTGCAGGGCACGCTGACGCTCGCGACCGCGGTCATCGATGCCGCGGCTCTGTCGTTCCTCGGTCTCGGCGGCGGTCGCCCCGAGACGGCCGAGTGGGGGCGCATGCTCACGTATGCGCAGGCGGAGCTCGCGATCGCCCCGTGGCTGGCCTTCCTGCCCGGTATCTGCATCGCGGTGACCGCGCTGGGCTTCACCCTTTTCGGTGAGGCGCTGCGCGAGGCCATGGACCCGAGGACGAGAGCACGATGA
- a CDS encoding ABC transporter permease, producing the protein MLRTIGRRLLFLIPTLIGLSILLFAWVRALPGGPAVALLGEKATPEAVARVNELYGFDRPILEQYFIWVGRLLQGDFGTSIQTNRPVVEEFFRRFPATIELSVLALIFAVGVGIPLGYWAARRHGKFTDHASVVMSLVGITIPVFFLAFILKYVFAVQLGWLPSDGRQNPRIDATHPTGFYVWDGIITGEFDAAWDAILHLVLPALALGTIPLAIIVRITRASVLEVQNADYVRTGRAKGVGASTLRSRFILRNAMLPVITTIGLQTGLLISGAVLTETVFAFPGIGSFLARAIFTRDFPVLQGFIIFIAIAYALINLAVDVSYSFIDPRVRVQ; encoded by the coding sequence TTGCTGCGCACCATCGGCAGGCGACTGCTTTTCCTCATCCCCACCCTGATCGGGCTCAGCATCCTGCTGTTCGCCTGGGTCAGGGCCCTGCCCGGTGGCCCCGCGGTCGCGCTTCTCGGTGAGAAGGCGACCCCGGAGGCCGTCGCCAGGGTCAACGAGCTCTACGGATTCGACCGACCGATCCTCGAGCAGTACTTCATCTGGGTCGGCCGCCTCCTCCAGGGCGACTTCGGCACGTCGATCCAGACGAACCGGCCCGTGGTGGAGGAGTTCTTCCGCCGCTTCCCCGCGACGATCGAGCTGAGCGTGCTCGCCTTGATCTTCGCGGTCGGCGTCGGCATCCCGCTCGGATACTGGGCGGCGCGACGACACGGCAAGTTCACCGATCACGCATCGGTGGTCATGAGCCTGGTCGGCATCACCATCCCGGTCTTCTTCCTGGCCTTCATCCTGAAGTACGTCTTCGCGGTGCAGCTGGGCTGGCTGCCGTCGGACGGACGGCAGAACCCGCGCATCGATGCGACGCATCCCACCGGGTTCTACGTGTGGGACGGCATCATCACCGGCGAGTTCGACGCCGCGTGGGATGCGATCCTGCATCTCGTGCTCCCGGCGCTCGCACTCGGCACGATCCCGCTCGCGATCATCGTCCGCATCACGAGAGCCAGCGTGCTCGAGGTGCAGAACGCCGATTACGTGCGCACAGGTCGTGCGAAGGGCGTCGGCGCGTCCACGTTGCGCAGCCGCTTCATCCTGCGCAACGCCATGCTGCCGGTGATCACCACGATCGGTCTGCAGACCGGGCTGCTGATCTCGGGGGCGGTGCTCACCGAGACGGTGTTCGCGTTCCCCGGCATCGGCTCGTTCCTGGCGCGGGCGATCTTCACGCGCGACTTCCCCGTGCTGCAGGGCTTCATCATCTTCATCGCCATCGCGTACGCGCTGATCAACCTCGCCGTCGACGTGTCGTACAGCTTCATCGATCCGAGAGTGCGGGTGCAGTGA